One region of Pseudomonas sp. B21-040 genomic DNA includes:
- a CDS encoding HAMP domain-containing sensor histidine kinase, whose translation MRLTLTQRLSLVFAILLLVCCGTSAWMQVRANQMHELEVVQGLSRDLAQHIAHDTVLMDAGGLMPNAVRELFSKLMQVNPSVEVYLLDSEGKIVGSAAPEGRIHRERIDLGPIQRLLKGDALPILGDDPRSVDGRKVFSAAPLRVNGQPAGYLYVVLLSEEHDRFAERGATSAALNTALWSIGLVALLCLIAGLTAFALITRPLRRLTERVSQFDIDGVPSTPPAAEPVGKAASHDEIAVLDAAFRQMQTRLSEQWRSLTRQDQERRELVANISHDLRTPLASLHGYLETLTLKDATLSPADRRRYLGIALDQSRKVGGLAQSLLELVRLEHGFVQPILERFSLTDLVQDIFQKFELTAEARQIELKATFAPNVSSACADLGLIERVLTNLFDNALRNTPQGGEVELSLRPQGPFIEVTVSDTGPGIAPQLREGLFLRPFNIGGARRDGGLGLRIVHRILQLHGREIQLIDLPGRGATFRFSLPVDQQTAEQWAVRSMNLNSTGT comes from the coding sequence ATGAGGCTGACCCTGACACAACGCCTGTCCCTGGTGTTCGCGATTCTGTTGCTGGTGTGCTGTGGCACATCGGCGTGGATGCAAGTGCGCGCCAATCAAATGCATGAACTGGAAGTGGTCCAGGGACTGTCGCGCGATCTGGCGCAACACATCGCCCACGACACCGTGCTGATGGATGCTGGCGGCCTGATGCCCAATGCCGTTCGCGAATTGTTCAGCAAACTCATGCAGGTCAATCCCAGCGTCGAGGTCTATCTGCTGGACTCCGAGGGCAAGATTGTCGGCAGCGCCGCCCCCGAAGGCCGGATACATCGGGAACGGATCGACCTCGGACCGATCCAGCGCTTGCTCAAGGGCGACGCCCTGCCGATTCTCGGCGATGACCCGCGCAGCGTCGATGGACGCAAAGTCTTCAGCGCCGCGCCATTGCGGGTTAACGGTCAGCCCGCCGGTTATCTCTATGTGGTACTGCTCAGCGAAGAACACGACCGCTTCGCCGAACGCGGCGCCACCAGTGCCGCGCTCAATACCGCCCTGTGGTCCATCGGTCTGGTCGCGTTGTTGTGCCTGATCGCCGGTCTCACGGCATTTGCCCTGATTACCCGACCGTTGCGCCGCTTGACCGAAAGAGTCAGTCAGTTCGACATCGATGGCGTTCCCTCCACACCACCGGCCGCGGAACCGGTAGGCAAAGCGGCCAGTCACGATGAAATCGCCGTGCTGGACGCTGCCTTCCGGCAAATGCAAACCCGCCTGAGTGAACAGTGGCGCTCACTGACTCGCCAGGATCAGGAGCGCCGTGAACTGGTGGCAAACATTTCCCACGACCTGCGAACACCGTTGGCCTCGCTGCACGGATACCTGGAAACCCTGACACTCAAAGACGCCACGTTATCCCCTGCCGACCGTCGTCGCTATCTGGGCATCGCCCTGGATCAAAGTCGAAAAGTGGGTGGCCTGGCGCAATCACTGCTCGAACTGGTCAGGCTGGAGCATGGCTTCGTACAACCGATACTGGAACGCTTTTCCCTGACTGATCTGGTGCAGGACATCTTCCAGAAATTCGAGCTGACCGCCGAAGCACGTCAAATTGAGCTGAAGGCAACCTTTGCCCCCAACGTGTCCTCCGCCTGCGCCGACCTGGGATTGATCGAGCGGGTGTTGACCAACCTGTTCGACAACGCCCTGCGCAATACCCCTCAAGGTGGAGAAGTCGAATTGAGCCTGCGCCCACAAGGGCCGTTTATCGAAGTCACCGTCAGCGACACCGGCCCCGGCATCGCACCACAGTTGCGCGAAGGGCTGTTCCTGCGTCCCTTCAACATTGGCGGTGCACGGCGCGATGGCGGGCTGGGGCTGCGTATCGTGCATCGGATCCTGCAATTGCATGGTCGCGAGATCCAGCTGATCGATCTGCCCGGACGAGGCGCGACCTTTCGCTTCTCCTTGCCGGTGGATCAGCAAACGGCAGAGCAATGGGCGGTTCGCTCGATGAATCTCAATTCAACCGGGACCTAG
- a CDS encoding RidA family protein, translating to MIKQLTRDERFVALAKELGFDIYDENAAGGHYAPLIRHEDELYISGLVPRMNGKIQYPGRVGLELNLADAQEAASISAIRGLALIYAAIGSLEHIKALLRITVYVKSTFDFVDLSDVANGASDVFTHVLGDAGKHTRTTVGVYQLPKNAPVEVDMMVALHSSAPSS from the coding sequence ATGATTAAGCAATTGACTCGCGACGAACGCTTCGTCGCCCTGGCAAAAGAACTGGGTTTTGATATCTACGACGAGAACGCTGCTGGCGGACATTACGCGCCGCTGATTCGACATGAAGATGAACTGTACATCAGCGGGCTGGTGCCGCGAATGAACGGCAAAATTCAGTACCCTGGCAGGGTGGGGCTGGAGCTCAACCTGGCAGATGCTCAAGAAGCGGCGAGTATCAGTGCGATACGAGGGCTGGCGCTGATTTACGCCGCCATCGGTTCACTGGAGCACATAAAGGCGCTGCTTCGCATAACGGTCTATGTGAAATCCACCTTTGATTTTGTCGATCTCAGTGACGTGGCCAATGGCGCATCGGATGTCTTTACGCATGTACTAGGCGATGCCGGTAAACACACCCGTACGACCGTCGGTGTTTATCAGCTGCCGAAAAACGCGCCGGTAGAAGTGGACATGATGGTGGCGCTGCATTCGTCAGCTCCGTCATCCTGA
- a CDS encoding adenylate kinase, whose product MNLTRTLIIGNSGSGKSWLAKRLAKHLKVPWIDLDRIHWVSDEHSIARPGAAVLGMARIAASEEQWVIEGVYGWIISELVHRATALIWLCVDDEYCVANIRQREEHDDERLISLLEWAENYHRREDSSGLGAHRRLFQGFGGTKIKLEDRGEITAFIDRLLRVE is encoded by the coding sequence ATGAACCTCACCCGAACGCTGATCATCGGCAACTCTGGCTCAGGCAAAAGCTGGCTGGCTAAACGATTGGCCAAACACCTCAAGGTGCCATGGATCGATCTCGATCGGATTCACTGGGTGTCGGACGAACACAGCATTGCCCGCCCGGGTGCCGCAGTATTGGGCATGGCACGGATCGCGGCCAGTGAGGAACAGTGGGTGATCGAGGGTGTTTACGGCTGGATCATCAGCGAACTTGTCCACCGAGCGACAGCGCTGATCTGGTTGTGTGTCGATGACGAATATTGCGTCGCCAATATTCGCCAGCGAGAAGAACACGACGACGAGCGACTGATCTCGTTATTGGAGTGGGCCGAAAACTACCATCGCCGTGAAGACTCGAGCGGGCTCGGCGCGCACCGGCGATTGTTTCAAGGGTTTGGAGGTACAAAAATCAAACTCGAGGATCGCGGTGAAATTACGGCGTTTATAGATCGCTTGTTACGGGTTGAGTAA
- the msrA gene encoding peptide-methionine (S)-S-oxide reductase MsrA: protein MKTLITWRRTLLGMAAAGIISQCSAFSFGAEDAVIIPPPALDETTQAHSEKVVFAGGCFWGVQGVFQHVKGVKQAVSGYAGGAASTARYERVSEGDTGHAESVEVTFDPAQVSYGTLLQIYFSVAHNPTELNRQGPDSGTQYRSAIFTENTEQQRIAQAYIAQLDATHLFNKPIVTRLETYNGFYPAEEEHQDFLTEHPSYPYIVINDLPKVAQLKQLYPDRYQEKPVLVKAGM, encoded by the coding sequence ATGAAAACCCTGATCACCTGGCGCCGCACCCTGTTGGGGATGGCTGCTGCCGGCATCATCAGTCAGTGCTCGGCCTTCTCGTTCGGTGCCGAAGACGCGGTCATCATTCCCCCGCCGGCCCTGGATGAAACAACCCAGGCCCACAGTGAAAAGGTGGTGTTTGCCGGCGGATGTTTTTGGGGCGTCCAAGGTGTGTTTCAACATGTCAAAGGTGTGAAGCAAGCCGTCTCCGGTTACGCCGGCGGCGCGGCCAGCACCGCCCGATATGAACGGGTCAGCGAGGGCGACACCGGCCATGCGGAATCCGTCGAAGTCACGTTCGATCCGGCTCAGGTCAGTTATGGCACGCTGCTACAGATCTATTTTTCGGTGGCCCACAACCCCACCGAACTGAATCGCCAAGGTCCCGACAGCGGCACTCAATACCGGTCGGCGATTTTCACTGAAAACACCGAACAGCAACGCATCGCCCAGGCCTACATTGCCCAGCTCGACGCCACCCATTTGTTCAACAAACCCATTGTGACCAGGCTGGAAACCTACAACGGTTTTTACCCGGCAGAAGAGGAGCATCAAGACTTTTTGACCGAGCACCCGAGCTATCCGTACATCGTGATCAACGATCTACCGAAAGTGGCGCAGTTGAAGCAGCTGTACCCGGACCGGTACCAGGAGAAACCGGTGTTGGTGAAGGCTGGAATGTAA
- a CDS encoding cytochrome c biogenesis protein DipZ, whose translation MWLLVLAYLGGVLTIVSPCILPVLPFVFARTGQPFMKSGLPLLAGMALTFALVATLAAVGGGWVVQLNQYGRWLALLFVALFGLTLMLPRLAERLTRPLVAAGSRLSEAAGADARPRPGASFLIGVATGLLWAPCAGPILGLLLTGAALQGASIETTLLLLAYAAGAATSLAVALLLGGKVFAAMKRSIGAGEWVRRGLGAAMLAGVAAIALGLDTGILARVSTASTGGIEQALVGRLAGKSPNNSGAMMAAGDTVKVSDKASGVLPIEGNLPALDGAVQWLNSPPLTAQALKGKVVLVDFWTYSCINCLRTLPYVKAWAEKYRDQGLVVIGVHAPEFAFERDVGNVTKAMKDLGINYPVAIDNDYKIWRAFNNEYWPAHYFADAQGRIRYHHFGEGEYVESERVIQQLLREAGAVKVADGLINADATGVQLAPDMKEVQSPETYVGFQRAEHFVPETSLVPDKVAAYTPPAELALNDWSLDGKWNVGSERAISSAPASRIVYRFHARDLHLVLGPAADGKPVRFKVLIDGKAPGDAHGTDVAPDGSGTVKEQRLYQLVRQSGGVTDRTFSIEFLDPGVSAYAFTFG comes from the coding sequence ATGTGGCTTTTGGTTCTCGCTTATCTCGGTGGTGTACTGACAATCGTCAGCCCCTGCATCCTGCCGGTACTGCCCTTTGTCTTCGCTCGAACCGGGCAGCCGTTTATGAAAAGTGGCTTGCCGCTATTGGCGGGGATGGCGCTGACCTTCGCGCTGGTCGCCACGTTGGCGGCGGTGGGTGGCGGTTGGGTGGTGCAACTCAATCAATACGGTCGCTGGCTCGCGTTGCTGTTCGTAGCACTGTTCGGGTTGACGCTGATGCTGCCCCGACTGGCCGAGCGACTGACACGGCCACTGGTGGCGGCCGGCAGCCGACTATCGGAGGCCGCCGGCGCCGATGCCCGGCCACGCCCCGGCGCTTCCTTCCTGATCGGCGTTGCCACGGGCCTGCTCTGGGCGCCTTGCGCCGGACCTATTCTGGGGCTGTTGCTGACAGGCGCGGCGCTGCAAGGGGCAAGCATCGAAACCACATTGCTACTGCTGGCTTACGCGGCCGGTGCCGCCACTTCCCTCGCTGTGGCGCTGCTGCTGGGCGGTAAAGTCTTCGCAGCGATGAAACGTTCGATTGGCGCAGGCGAATGGGTTCGGCGCGGTCTGGGGGCCGCGATGCTGGCGGGGGTTGCCGCGATTGCCCTGGGGTTGGATACGGGGATTCTGGCACGGGTTTCGACCGCGTCCACCGGTGGAATCGAACAGGCATTGGTGGGGCGATTGGCCGGCAAATCCCCGAATAACAGCGGGGCGATGATGGCCGCCGGTGACACGGTGAAAGTGAGTGACAAGGCCTCCGGTGTCTTGCCGATTGAAGGCAACCTTCCTGCACTGGATGGTGCAGTGCAGTGGCTCAATTCCCCACCTCTCACGGCGCAGGCCTTGAAGGGCAAAGTCGTGCTGGTGGATTTCTGGACCTACTCCTGCATCAACTGCCTGCGCACGTTGCCGTATGTGAAAGCCTGGGCCGAGAAGTACCGCGATCAGGGGTTAGTAGTGATCGGTGTCCATGCACCTGAATTCGCCTTCGAACGGGATGTTGGCAATGTCACCAAAGCCATGAAAGACCTCGGCATCAACTACCCGGTTGCCATCGATAACGACTACAAGATCTGGCGTGCCTTCAACAACGAGTACTGGCCGGCCCATTATTTTGCAGATGCTCAGGGGCGCATTCGCTATCACCACTTTGGTGAAGGCGAGTACGTCGAATCGGAGAGGGTCATCCAGCAGCTGCTGCGTGAAGCGGGAGCGGTGAAGGTCGCGGATGGCCTGATCAACGCTGATGCGACTGGGGTTCAGCTCGCGCCGGACATGAAGGAAGTGCAATCACCGGAAACCTATGTCGGTTTCCAGCGTGCGGAGCATTTCGTTCCCGAGACCAGCCTTGTGCCGGACAAAGTCGCCGCCTACACCCCACCCGCTGAATTGGCCCTCAATGACTGGAGCCTGGACGGAAAATGGAATGTCGGTTCCGAACGGGCGATTTCCAGCGCCCCCGCCAGTCGCATCGTCTATCGCTTCCACGCTCGCGATTTGCACCTGGTGCTGGGCCCTGCTGCCGACGGAAAACCAGTGCGATTCAAAGTGCTGATTGACGGAAAAGCCCCCGGCGATGCCCACGGCACCGATGTGGCGCCCGACGGCAGCGGCACTGTGAAAGAACAACGCTTGTATCAATTGGTGCGCCAGAGCGGCGGCGTGACGGACCGCACGTTCAGCATCGAGTTTCTCGATCCCGGCGTGTCGGCCTACGCGTTTACGTTCGGTTGA
- a CDS encoding response regulator transcription factor has protein sequence MEQTKRVLVVEDDLHIADLICLHLRDEQFEVVHCADGDEGMRLLQQGSWDALILDLMLPGVDGLEICRRARAMARYTPIIITSARSSEVHRILGLELGADDYLAKPFSMLELVARVKALLRRVDAMARNLKMDSGSLMTDGLSIDPITREVSLDGRRLDLTPREFDLLYFFARQPGKVFSRMDLLNAVWGYSHEGYEHTVNTHINRLRAKIEADPAQPVRILTVWGRGYKFAVKEEQP, from the coding sequence ATGGAACAGACCAAACGCGTCCTGGTGGTCGAGGACGACCTGCACATCGCCGACCTGATTTGCCTGCATCTTCGCGATGAGCAGTTCGAAGTGGTGCACTGCGCCGACGGTGATGAAGGCATGCGCCTGTTGCAGCAAGGAAGCTGGGACGCCTTGATCCTCGACCTGATGCTGCCGGGTGTCGACGGCCTGGAAATCTGCCGTCGTGCGCGGGCGATGGCCCGCTACACCCCGATCATCATCACCAGTGCGCGCTCCAGCGAAGTACACCGGATCCTGGGCCTGGAACTCGGCGCTGACGATTACCTTGCCAAGCCCTTTTCGATGCTGGAACTGGTCGCCCGGGTCAAGGCGCTGCTGCGTCGGGTAGACGCCATGGCCCGCAACCTGAAAATGGACTCGGGCAGCCTGATGACGGACGGCCTGTCCATCGACCCGATCACCCGCGAGGTTTCGCTCGACGGGCGGCGCCTGGACCTCACACCACGGGAGTTCGACCTGCTCTACTTCTTCGCCCGCCAGCCGGGCAAGGTGTTCTCGCGCATGGACTTGCTCAATGCGGTATGGGGTTACAGCCATGAGGGCTACGAACATACGGTGAACACCCACATCAACCGTCTGCGGGCCAAGATCGAAGCTGACCCGGCGCAACCTGTGCGCATCCTCACGGTGTGGGGGCGCGGTTACAAATTCGCGGTCAAGGAGGAACAGCCATGA
- a CDS encoding LysR family transcriptional regulator — protein sequence MDLFQAMTVYVKVVEAGSMTAAAQQCEMSTTMVGNHLRALEQRLGVRLLNRTTRRQRLTEFGSAYYQRCLEVLGLVADSERLAEQSQDAPSGTLRITAPLTFGTERLAPALSEFSLQCPQVKLDVVLTNGRPDLLENSLDVAFRLGAIEPSNLIARPLIDYTLTMCASPEYLARRGIPQMPEDLQHHACLSFAYPVGDDWQSVEKQWRLSGPEGEVMVAVSGPMLINSSAGLHQAARTGMGIVMLPDALVEQDLLNGKLVALMQNYRLPSRPMHLVYAQDRYRLPKLRHFVDFAMQLWGKH from the coding sequence ATGGATCTGTTCCAGGCAATGACGGTTTACGTAAAAGTGGTGGAAGCCGGCAGCATGACCGCCGCCGCGCAGCAGTGCGAAATGTCCACAACCATGGTCGGCAATCACCTTCGCGCATTGGAACAACGCCTGGGGGTGCGCCTGCTCAACCGTACAACACGGCGCCAGCGCCTGACAGAATTCGGCTCCGCTTACTACCAGCGCTGCCTGGAAGTACTCGGGCTGGTGGCTGACTCCGAACGCCTGGCCGAACAGAGTCAGGACGCGCCGAGTGGGACCCTGCGCATTACGGCGCCGCTGACGTTCGGCACGGAAAGGCTCGCGCCGGCGCTCAGTGAGTTCTCGCTGCAATGTCCGCAAGTCAAACTGGATGTGGTGCTCACCAACGGGCGTCCCGATCTACTCGAGAACAGCCTCGATGTGGCGTTTCGCTTGGGCGCAATCGAGCCGTCCAACCTGATCGCCCGCCCGCTGATCGACTACACCCTGACCATGTGCGCTTCTCCCGAATACCTGGCGCGCCGCGGGATACCGCAAATGCCCGAAGACCTGCAACATCACGCCTGTTTGTCCTTTGCTTACCCGGTCGGGGATGACTGGCAATCGGTCGAAAAACAATGGCGCCTGAGTGGGCCGGAAGGTGAAGTGATGGTGGCTGTCAGCGGCCCGATGCTGATCAATAGTTCGGCGGGGTTGCATCAGGCGGCTCGAACCGGGATGGGCATCGTGATGCTGCCCGATGCGTTGGTAGAGCAAGACTTGCTCAACGGAAAACTGGTAGCACTGATGCAGAACTACCGGCTGCCGAGCCGGCCAATGCACCTGGTATACGCCCAGGATCGCTACCGTTTACCGAAACTACGCCACTTCGTCGACTTTGCCATGCAGTTATGGGGCAAACACTAG
- the msrB gene encoding peptide-methionine (R)-S-oxide reductase MsrB, which yields MFSRRQFLVAGGGLGAAALVIGVLPKFAASTALVSDAGAAEVFEVTHSDSEWHALLSDEQYEILREEGTERAYSSPLNNEHRAGVFACAGCDLPLFSSDTKFDSRTGWPSFWAPLDKSVATRQDRSFGVLREEVHCRRCGGHLGHVFDDGPKPTGLRYCMNGLALTFKPQAA from the coding sequence ATGTTTTCACGGCGACAGTTTCTTGTAGCGGGCGGCGGGCTGGGGGCTGCAGCGTTGGTGATCGGAGTGTTGCCAAAATTTGCCGCCAGCACTGCACTGGTCAGTGATGCCGGCGCGGCGGAGGTATTCGAGGTGACCCACAGCGACAGCGAATGGCACGCCCTGCTCAGCGACGAGCAGTACGAGATTTTGCGTGAAGAGGGCACGGAGCGGGCCTACAGCAGCCCATTGAACAATGAACATCGCGCAGGTGTTTTCGCCTGTGCAGGGTGTGATTTGCCGCTGTTCTCATCCGACACCAAGTTTGACAGCCGCACCGGCTGGCCCAGTTTCTGGGCACCGCTGGATAAATCGGTGGCCACTCGTCAGGACCGATCCTTTGGTGTGCTGCGCGAAGAGGTTCACTGCCGGCGATGCGGCGGTCATCTGGGGCATGTCTTCGACGACGGGCCCAAACCCACCGGTCTGCGTTATTGCATGAACGGCCTGGCGCTGACCTTCAAGCCGCAGGCGGCTTGA
- a CDS encoding sensor domain-containing diguanylate cyclase, with amino-acid sequence MGEASNIKPLKFNASDFSEDLLHTILELVSDGIWDWNANTGFVYRNPGWYKMLGYEPHSLDNTALTWENLIHPDDYPAVMAVFDDYVQQRAPTYQAEYRCRMLDGSYTWIEDRGYVLSRNADGSVARMIGAHRSIDDKRRLLEALERRTHSLEATVEERTRELSRVNQQLQIQLEENRKLAETDTLTSIANRYLMEKALPLECERAQRFRRPLSLIAMDIDDFKIINDHYGHALGDAALVQVVEGVKLCVREGDLLARWGGDEFIIILPDTSLAEARLLAEKIRDGLSSLPAVGEFQVSMSFGVVQRFDEEQQTGLLARADQALYRSKVAGKNVISG; translated from the coding sequence ATGGGGGAAGCGTCGAATATCAAGCCGTTGAAGTTCAATGCGTCAGATTTTAGCGAAGACCTGCTGCACACCATTCTGGAATTGGTCAGCGACGGTATTTGGGACTGGAACGCCAACACCGGCTTTGTCTACCGCAATCCCGGTTGGTACAAGATGCTCGGCTACGAGCCTCATTCCCTGGACAACACGGCGTTGACTTGGGAAAACCTCATTCACCCTGACGACTACCCCGCGGTCATGGCCGTGTTTGATGATTACGTGCAACAGCGCGCGCCCACCTACCAGGCCGAATATCGTTGCCGCATGCTGGACGGCAGTTACACCTGGATCGAAGACCGCGGTTATGTGCTGTCCCGCAATGCTGACGGCTCCGTGGCGCGCATGATCGGCGCGCACCGCAGCATCGACGACAAACGTCGCCTGCTTGAAGCGTTGGAACGACGCACTCACTCCCTTGAAGCGACAGTTGAAGAGCGCACCCGGGAATTGTCTCGGGTCAATCAGCAGCTTCAGATCCAACTCGAAGAAAACCGCAAACTGGCGGAAACCGACACGCTGACATCCATCGCCAATCGCTACCTGATGGAAAAAGCCCTGCCTCTGGAATGCGAACGAGCCCAGCGCTTTCGCAGACCGCTGTCCCTGATCGCCATGGACATCGACGACTTCAAGATCATCAACGATCACTACGGTCATGCCCTGGGTGATGCGGCATTGGTGCAGGTGGTCGAGGGCGTGAAGCTCTGCGTACGCGAAGGTGATCTGCTGGCGCGGTGGGGAGGTGACGAGTTCATCATCATCCTTCCCGATACCTCGTTGGCTGAAGCCAGACTTCTCGCCGAGAAAATCCGCGACGGATTGTCGAGCCTGCCAGCCGTGGGCGAGTTTCAAGTATCCATGAGTTTTGGCGTGGTCCAGCGCTTTGACGAAGAGCAACAGACCGGGTTGCTGGCCAGGGCCGATCAGGCGCTTTATCGGTCGAAGGTGGCGGGCAAGAATGTGATTTCGGGGTGA
- a CDS encoding aspartate aminotransferase family protein: MTAACLMSTYQPLALSFSKGLGTRLWDEAGREYLDAVAGVAVTNVGHSHPRIVSAISEQAGLLLHTSNLYSIDWQQRLAQRLTTLAGMDRAFFNNSGAEANETALKLARLHGWHKGVEQPLVVVMENAFHGRTLGTLSASDGPAVRLGFNELPGDFVKVPFGDLGALDKVHQAHGQRIVAILMEPIQGESGVQLAPRGYLKAVRELCNRHSWLMMLDEIQTGIGRTGQWFAFQQEGIVPDVMTLAKGLGNGVPIGACLARGKAADLFTPGSHGSTFGGNPLACRVGCTVLDIIEEQGLLENTRLQGARLLARLQTELAGHPNVMAIRGQGLMIGIELKQPIRDLTLIAARDHGLLINVTRGKTIRLLPPLTIDEREVEMIVRGVCRAVTIA; this comes from the coding sequence ATGACCGCCGCCTGCCTGATGAGCACTTACCAACCGCTGGCCTTGAGTTTCAGCAAAGGGCTGGGCACACGCCTGTGGGATGAGGCCGGTCGTGAATACCTGGACGCAGTGGCGGGAGTGGCGGTGACCAACGTTGGCCACTCCCATCCGCGCATTGTGTCGGCGATCAGCGAGCAGGCCGGTTTGCTGTTGCACACATCGAACCTCTACAGCATCGACTGGCAACAGCGCCTGGCGCAAAGGTTGACGACGCTGGCGGGTATGGATCGGGCGTTCTTCAACAACTCCGGCGCCGAAGCCAATGAAACCGCACTGAAACTCGCGCGGCTTCACGGTTGGCACAAAGGGGTCGAGCAACCCCTGGTGGTGGTCATGGAGAACGCTTTTCATGGCCGCACGCTGGGCACGTTATCCGCCAGCGATGGCCCGGCCGTGCGCCTGGGTTTCAACGAGTTGCCGGGGGATTTTGTCAAAGTGCCCTTCGGTGATCTCGGTGCTTTGGATAAGGTGCATCAAGCCCACGGCCAAAGAATCGTGGCCATTCTGATGGAGCCGATCCAGGGCGAAAGCGGCGTCCAGTTGGCACCACGCGGTTATCTCAAAGCGGTGCGCGAGCTCTGCAACAGGCACTCATGGCTGATGATGCTCGACGAGATCCAGACCGGTATCGGCCGCACCGGTCAATGGTTCGCGTTCCAGCAGGAAGGCATTGTCCCGGACGTCATGACCCTGGCCAAAGGCCTCGGCAACGGCGTCCCCATCGGCGCCTGCCTTGCCCGGGGTAAAGCCGCTGACTTGTTCACTCCGGGCAGCCACGGCAGCACCTTCGGCGGTAATCCGTTGGCCTGTCGTGTCGGATGTACAGTGCTGGACATCATCGAAGAACAAGGTCTGCTGGAAAATACCAGGCTTCAAGGCGCGCGCTTGCTCGCCAGGTTGCAGACCGAACTGGCCGGGCACCCGAACGTCATGGCCATTCGTGGCCAGGGCTTGATGATCGGCATCGAACTCAAGCAGCCGATCCGCGACCTGACCTTGATCGCCGCGCGGGATCACGGTTTGCTGATCAACGTGACACGGGGCAAGACCATTCGCCTGCTGCCGCCGCTGACGATTGATGAGCGGGAGGTGGAGATGATTGTCAGAGGCGTATGTCGGGCCGTGACTATTGCCTGA